The following are from one region of the Desulfovibrio desulfuricans genome:
- a CDS encoding mechanosensitive ion channel domain-containing protein — protein MHAPKLLITALLLTLCCALASPAVFAAEPTPAAKQDTPKADAAKPDTAKPDAAKQDAPKGEKADKSDKADKPAVKTDAKADAKADAKADAKADAKADQKADDKAESKVDTNEEPAIATLPLRDPWEMVWSGQKAMLDEITQKATAMGDTFAQRSTNLSQKVQPFMEEARRLLVLLNTYKNWPNPVEAVSRRITATVLDLRKMLDPVLVARSEAQALLERVGYLADSMPEDLHDGSLSPEMQEYGKTLALTRLRLTAVLAQYDSALAPALALIKRLEKMQDEINAQIPLLWKNYYLQSPVPWLSPDAWADFGRQMHYSVQGMILRLPVEVPVTLERWGTAVLRFILGLLLTGVLTVLLYRRWAAQDKDENSTLRHVFRVSLPWLCVGLAFLGSSMSASGEFFRLFLALGNLCLIVAQIHLAWDLRLLKYPEVPRQKPPFWILIQPTLCSYVLLYLPLTKPLVLVIWLCIVIISIVRQHRRPKLDLGPMHVETSVLECEPIVLWICLVLTLAGLHIYSMVLYLLFVSCSLALQLCMGGMSLVSSLNDKLPQEGVRAALAHLAVALSAPVVLVAAFVGVSQWVGTLPGGMYLLQHYVLRGVNVGATQFNVVHLLLIITMFYLTRTAVAMGSRFLARLPKQGLAIDATLIPPMQTAFTYALWCCFGLFALRAVGMELSNLAMVAGGLSVGIGFGMQTIVNNFLSGLILIFSRTLQAGDVVEVGGTQGRVRKISVRATMVETFDNALIIVPNSEFVASRLINWTRNSRTVRREIKVGVAYGSDANAVMKILLATANANSNVLKYPPPSVAFADFGASTLDFSLRFWVRDYDVSVSTASDIRVEIEREFREQRIEIAFPQLDVNIKELPPRTRAPQPPTKPRASKRRAPRRPHKVLPAGAKGKPEAKNAPAAAPDDGDDDENNN, from the coding sequence ATGCACGCACCCAAATTGCTGATAACCGCCCTTTTATTGACCCTGTGCTGTGCCCTGGCCTCTCCCGCCGTATTTGCGGCGGAACCGACCCCCGCCGCCAAACAGGATACCCCCAAGGCAGACGCCGCCAAGCCTGACACTGCCAAGCCCGATGCAGCCAAACAGGACGCCCCCAAGGGCGAGAAGGCCGACAAGTCTGACAAAGCCGACAAGCCCGCCGTCAAGACTGACGCCAAAGCCGATGCCAAAGCTGATGCCAAAGCAGACGCCAAGGCGGACGCAAAAGCGGACCAAAAGGCGGACGACAAGGCTGAATCCAAGGTTGACACCAACGAAGAACCCGCCATTGCCACACTGCCCCTGCGCGATCCATGGGAAATGGTCTGGAGCGGGCAAAAGGCCATGCTCGATGAAATTACCCAGAAGGCCACGGCCATGGGTGATACCTTTGCCCAGCGGTCAACCAATCTGAGCCAGAAAGTTCAGCCCTTCATGGAAGAAGCGCGGCGTCTGCTGGTGCTGCTCAATACGTATAAAAACTGGCCCAACCCCGTTGAGGCCGTCAGCCGCCGCATCACAGCCACGGTGCTTGATCTGCGCAAGATGCTTGACCCTGTGCTGGTTGCGCGCAGCGAGGCCCAGGCCCTGCTGGAACGCGTTGGCTATCTGGCCGACAGCATGCCTGAAGACCTGCACGATGGCAGCCTTAGCCCGGAAATGCAGGAATACGGCAAAACGCTGGCGCTCACCCGCCTGCGCCTTACAGCCGTTCTGGCCCAGTACGACTCGGCCCTTGCTCCTGCTCTGGCGCTCATCAAGCGGCTGGAAAAGATGCAGGACGAGATCAACGCCCAGATCCCCCTGCTGTGGAAAAACTATTATCTGCAAAGCCCGGTGCCCTGGCTCAGCCCTGATGCATGGGCCGACTTTGGGCGGCAGATGCACTATTCCGTTCAGGGCATGATCCTGCGCCTACCTGTGGAAGTTCCTGTCACGCTTGAGCGTTGGGGCACGGCAGTGCTGCGCTTTATCCTCGGCCTGCTGCTTACCGGCGTGCTCACCGTGTTGCTGTACCGCCGCTGGGCCGCGCAGGACAAGGACGAAAACAGCACCCTGCGGCATGTTTTCCGCGTCAGTCTACCCTGGCTGTGCGTGGGGCTGGCATTTCTCGGCAGTTCCATGTCCGCATCCGGTGAATTCTTTCGACTGTTTCTAGCCCTGGGCAATTTGTGTCTCATTGTGGCCCAGATACATCTGGCATGGGACCTGCGCCTGCTGAAATACCCTGAAGTGCCTCGCCAAAAGCCGCCCTTCTGGATACTTATCCAGCCAACGCTGTGTTCATACGTTCTGCTTTATCTGCCGCTGACCAAGCCTCTGGTGCTGGTTATCTGGCTGTGCATCGTCATCATTTCCATCGTGCGGCAGCACCGCAGGCCCAAGCTTGATCTTGGCCCCATGCATGTGGAAACCAGCGTGCTTGAATGTGAACCCATTGTGCTGTGGATATGCCTTGTGCTGACCCTGGCCGGGCTGCACATCTACAGCATGGTGCTGTATCTGCTCTTTGTTTCCTGCTCGCTGGCCCTGCAACTCTGCATGGGGGGCATGTCTCTTGTCAGCAGCCTCAACGACAAGCTGCCTCAGGAAGGCGTGCGCGCTGCCCTTGCTCACCTTGCCGTGGCGCTCTCCGCCCCTGTGGTGCTGGTTGCGGCCTTTGTGGGCGTTTCGCAGTGGGTCGGCACATTGCCCGGCGGCATGTACCTGCTCCAGCATTATGTCCTGCGCGGCGTCAACGTGGGCGCTACGCAGTTCAACGTTGTGCACCTGCTGCTTATCATCACCATGTTCTACCTGACCCGCACGGCGGTTGCCATGGGCTCGCGCTTTCTGGCGCGCCTGCCCAAGCAGGGGCTGGCTATTGACGCCACGCTCATCCCGCCCATGCAGACGGCCTTTACCTATGCGCTGTGGTGCTGCTTCGGCCTGTTCGCCCTGCGCGCCGTGGGCATGGAACTGAGCAACCTCGCCATGGTAGCCGGTGGTCTTTCTGTCGGTATCGGTTTCGGCATGCAGACCATCGTCAACAACTTCCTGTCGGGTCTGATACTGATCTTCAGCCGCACTCTCCAGGCGGGCGATGTGGTGGAAGTGGGCGGCACTCAGGGCCGTGTGCGCAAAATCAGCGTGCGCGCCACAATGGTGGAAACCTTTGACAATGCCCTGATCATTGTCCCCAACTCGGAATTTGTGGCCAGCCGCCTTATCAACTGGACGCGCAACAGCCGCACCGTGCGCAGGGAAATCAAGGTCGGCGTGGCCTATGGCTCCGATGCCAATGCGGTGATGAAAATCCTGCTGGCAACGGCCAACGCCAATAGCAACGTGCTCAAATATCCCCCGCCGAGCGTGGCCTTTGCGGATTTTGGGGCCAGTACGCTTGATTTCAGCCTGAGGTTCTGGGTGCGGGATTATGACGTGTCTGTTTCCACAGCCTCGGACATTCGCGTGGAAATTGAACGCGAATTCCGCGAACAGCGCATTGAAATCGCCTTCCCGCAGCTTGATGTGAACATCAAGGAACTGCCGCCTCGCACAAGGGCCCCCCAACCGCCGACCAAGCCGCGCGCAAGTAAAAGACGCGCGCCGCGCCGTCCGCACAAGGTGCTGCCTGCCGGGGCCAAAGGCAAGCCGGAGGCCAAAAATGCGCCAGCCGCTGCCCCCGATGACGGGGACGATGACGAGAACAACAACTAA
- a CDS encoding cupin domain-containing protein translates to MINRADALECFEKELFGGPGAVHFTKIVNENGLAGKGRLFNIGTLKPGCAVGNHKHNGEIEIYYILEGEGMYNDNGVEAPVKAGDVTVCNDGESHGLLNTGSTDLKMVALILFTK, encoded by the coding sequence ATGATCAACCGCGCTGACGCTCTGGAATGCTTTGAAAAGGAACTTTTTGGCGGACCGGGCGCCGTCCACTTTACCAAGATCGTCAATGAGAACGGGCTGGCTGGCAAAGGCCGTCTGTTCAACATCGGCACCCTCAAACCCGGCTGTGCCGTGGGCAACCACAAGCACAACGGCGAAATCGAGATATACTACATTCTTGAAGGCGAAGGCATGTACAACGACAACGGCGTTGAAGCCCCCGTCAAGGCTGGCGATGTGACCGTATGCAACGATGGCGAAAGCCACGGCCTGCTCAATACCGGCTCCACGGATCTCAAGATGGTGGCGCTGATTCTGTTTACCAAGTAA
- the aldA gene encoding aldehyde dehydrogenase, giving the protein MRTYQQFINGKLVSPTSFAMIEVENPSTGKIMAQTPNGGREDGLAALAAAHRAQDAWAALPAVARAGYLKKMANLIRKHRLELGRILAEEQAKTHPLAQVEIDLTAEYFDYYAGWARIYEGEIIQSDRPRENILLYRKPIGVVVGICPWNFPFFVMARKVAPSLLVGCTTVIKPSSIAPATVMHFASLLTELDLPAGVVNFVTGGGSTLGEALSSSSMTDMVSLTGSVEAGQRIIAAGAQNITKVSLELGGKAPAIVCADADMDLAVKAVTASRTVFSGQVCNCAERLYVHESVADMFAEKLAAAFAAVRLGNPFDDPAPDMCSQISAEHLEKISGMVKRAEADGAEAVVGGAPAERDSGYFYTPTLLRNCRQDMEIVRNEVFGPVLPMMTFHDLDEALALANDCDYGLTSSIYTTNVSTAMEAVNRLKFGETYVNRENFEAMQGFHAGWRKSGIGGADGKHGLMEYLQTHVAYIQY; this is encoded by the coding sequence ATGCGTACATACCAACAGTTCATCAACGGCAAATTGGTTTCCCCTACAAGCTTTGCAATGATTGAGGTGGAGAATCCCTCCACCGGCAAAATAATGGCCCAGACGCCCAACGGCGGGCGTGAGGACGGGCTGGCGGCACTGGCAGCCGCACACAGGGCACAGGATGCCTGGGCGGCGCTTCCGGCGGTGGCCCGTGCCGGATACCTTAAAAAAATGGCGAACCTCATCCGCAAGCACAGGCTGGAACTTGGCCGCATCCTCGCTGAGGAGCAGGCCAAAACCCATCCTCTGGCACAGGTCGAGATCGACCTCACCGCTGAGTATTTTGACTACTATGCCGGATGGGCGCGCATCTACGAGGGCGAGATCATCCAGAGCGATCGCCCGCGCGAAAATATCCTGCTGTACCGCAAGCCCATTGGCGTTGTGGTGGGCATCTGCCCGTGGAACTTCCCCTTCTTTGTCATGGCGCGCAAGGTCGCCCCCTCGCTGCTTGTGGGCTGCACCACGGTTATCAAGCCAAGCAGTATTGCCCCGGCCACGGTCATGCATTTTGCCAGCCTGCTTACGGAGCTGGACTTGCCCGCTGGCGTGGTAAACTTTGTTACGGGCGGCGGCAGCACCCTGGGCGAGGCCCTTTCTTCCAGCTCCATGACAGACATGGTCAGCCTGACAGGCAGCGTGGAGGCCGGGCAGCGCATCATTGCCGCTGGCGCGCAGAACATCACCAAGGTTTCGCTGGAACTGGGCGGCAAGGCCCCGGCCATTGTCTGCGCCGATGCGGACATGGATCTGGCGGTCAAGGCCGTTACTGCCTCGCGCACGGTGTTCAGCGGGCAGGTGTGCAATTGCGCGGAACGCCTCTACGTGCACGAAAGCGTGGCCGACATGTTCGCCGAAAAACTGGCTGCTGCCTTCGCCGCCGTGCGACTGGGCAATCCCTTTGACGATCCGGCCCCGGACATGTGCAGCCAGATCAGCGCCGAGCATCTTGAAAAGATCAGCGGCATGGTCAAGCGCGCGGAAGCCGACGGTGCGGAAGCCGTTGTCGGCGGCGCGCCCGCCGAACGCGATTCCGGCTACTTCTATACGCCCACCTTGCTGCGCAACTGCCGACAGGACATGGAAATCGTGCGTAACGAAGTGTTTGGCCCCGTGCTGCCCATGATGACCTTCCACGATCTGGATGAAGCCCTGGCCCTTGCCAACGACTGCGACTACGGCCTGACGTCCTCCATCTACACCACCAACGTATCCACGGCCATGGAAGCGGTGAACCGCCTGAAGTTTGGCGAGACCTACGTGAACCGCGAAAACTTCGAGGCCATGCAGGGCTTCCATGCTGGCTGGCGCAAGTCGGGCATTGGCGGCGCGGACGGCAAGCACGGCCTTATGGAATATCTCCAGACCCATGTGGCCTATATTCAGTATTAA